GAGTGACTAAGATAGAGGAATATTTGCAATTCTTAAAGCAAAAAGGGTTTATATTCAGGGAGGAAGAGCTTGGCTTCATTTCATTTGGTCAAAGATATTCTGGTACTAACGATCAGCAAGTGATTGCAGCAATCGAGATCACCCTTAAAGCA
This DNA window, taken from Bacillus mesophilus, encodes the following:
- a CDS encoding DUF6123 family protein, whose product is MTKIEEYLQFLKQKGFIFREEELGFISFGQRYSGTNDQQVIAAIEITLKAQKHFDGSYFVALLEQLKGEDITNRKQAFQYAQEKGII